A genome region from Falsibacillus pallidus includes the following:
- a CDS encoding 50S ribosomal protein L25/general stress protein Ctc has translation MATVLEAKTREKGKRSDLRKLRMEGNFPAVVYGNKADNETIFVSEADFIKTIRETGRNGVISLKYDGNTQNVILNEYQADTIKNEILHADFLVVDLSAEIDADVRVELTGTAAGVKDGGVLQQPLYEVSITAKPNDIPESIQVDVSELQVGEVVTIGDVKGNYSVTINHEDDETVASILAPRQEEEISTGEQQESGVPENEEGRETEASEESEKE, from the coding sequence ATGGCTACAGTTTTAGAAGCAAAAACAAGAGAAAAAGGAAAACGCTCTGATTTACGAAAACTTCGCATGGAAGGAAACTTTCCGGCAGTTGTATATGGAAATAAAGCGGACAATGAAACCATTTTTGTAAGTGAAGCAGATTTTATCAAAACGATTCGTGAAACAGGACGCAATGGCGTCATCTCATTAAAATACGATGGAAATACACAAAACGTCATTCTTAACGAATATCAAGCAGATACAATTAAAAATGAAATTCTTCACGCAGACTTTCTTGTTGTCGATCTTTCAGCAGAGATTGATGCAGATGTACGTGTCGAACTTACGGGCACGGCGGCCGGCGTAAAAGATGGAGGAGTCCTCCAGCAGCCGCTTTATGAGGTCTCTATAACAGCTAAGCCAAACGACATTCCTGAATCCATTCAAGTAGATGTGTCTGAGCTTCAAGTGGGTGAAGTGGTGACCATTGGGGATGTTAAAGGAAATTATTCAGTTACCATCAACCATGAAGATGATGAAACTGTCGCTTCCATCCTGGCTCCAAGACAAGAGGAAGAGATCAGCACAGGCGAGCAGCAGGAGTCTGGTGTACCTGAGAACGAAGAAGGCCGTGAAACAGAGGCTTCAGAAGAGAGTGAAAAAGAATAA
- the pth gene encoding aminoacyl-tRNA hydrolase: MKLIVGLGNPGPRFDKTRHNIGFEIIDELEKRFQAPLNQAKFNGLYSIVHYNGEKFILLKPMTYMNLSGESIGAIMNFYDISQKDLLVIYDDLDLPVGKIRLRQKGSAGGHNGIKSTIAHTGSQEFNRIRVGIDRPKNGMSVPDYVLARFSPDEWSSMQPVISTCADACETWLKKPFLEVMNQFN, from the coding sequence TTGAAATTAATTGTCGGGTTAGGAAATCCAGGTCCGCGTTTTGATAAAACGCGGCATAATATTGGATTTGAAATTATAGATGAACTGGAGAAAAGATTCCAGGCGCCATTGAACCAAGCAAAATTCAATGGTTTATATTCAATCGTTCATTATAACGGGGAAAAATTCATACTTTTAAAACCAATGACATATATGAATTTATCAGGGGAGAGCATTGGAGCCATCATGAATTTTTATGATATTTCCCAAAAGGATCTTCTTGTGATTTATGATGACCTTGATTTGCCTGTCGGAAAGATCAGGCTGCGCCAAAAGGGAAGTGCCGGCGGCCACAATGGTATAAAGTCGACCATTGCCCATACCGGCAGCCAGGAATTCAACAGGATCCGTGTAGGGATCGACCGTCCGAAAAACGGAATGAGCGTCCCGGATTATGTACTGGCAAGATTTTCGCCTGATGAGTGGTCTTCGATGCAGCCGGTCATCAGTACATGTGCAGATGCTTGTGAAACATGGCTGAAAAAACCTTTCTTAGAGGTTATGAATCAATTTAATTAG
- a CDS encoding anti-sigma-F factor Fin family protein: MAIHYLCRHCGTQIGSLDKFSVHTEQLGLHKLSDQERQEMVSYESNGDIQITSICEDCQEALDRSPALHEFDYLIH; the protein is encoded by the coding sequence ATGGCCATCCATTATCTTTGCCGGCACTGCGGCACACAAATCGGCAGCCTGGACAAGTTTTCGGTCCATACCGAACAGCTTGGGCTGCATAAATTATCAGATCAAGAGAGACAGGAGATGGTCTCTTATGAATCAAATGGAGACATTCAGATTACATCCATTTGCGAGGATTGCCAGGAAGCGCTTGACCGCAGTCCTGCACTCCATGAATTCGACTATTTAATCCATTAG